In Carassius gibelio isolate Cgi1373 ecotype wild population from Czech Republic chromosome B4, carGib1.2-hapl.c, whole genome shotgun sequence, one DNA window encodes the following:
- the LOC127955997 gene encoding uncharacterized protein LOC127955997, with the protein MDVPENLCSDVTNSYSHTKEELSECEMSNTEQQIYPFLETSEKEEKAKQVQWKLAEEKAIQGKLLTKARMEMNEYAQGCASLQPNVIKVKVSSNTPRQRIYDKKNFCLYCEKPYAKITRHLIQKHSGEVEVAKALSCKQDSTKRNLFLTKIRNMGNYHHNSSVLSSGKGEIIPKRQATSVSTATDYLPCKFCFAMYIKTDLWKHHKRCKLQVKDKMPVKQKVQASCSLLLPMDSTISSGLQKVIEDMTYDDITQVVKSDPLILSLGERMFLKNGEVGRHRADIRNRMRELARLLLVARAIDKDVVALKDLINPVKFNTVLEAVKKMTGFDSSTNQFSVPSTALKLRRSFVKVSYILQGEALRQEDDALKGRAEHFSKLIELEWTIHVPFKNKLM; encoded by the exons ATGGACGTCCCAGAGAATCTGTGCAGTGATGTGACTAATTCATATTCCCACACTAAAGAGGAATTATCTGAGTGTGAAATG AGCAACACAGAACAACAGATATACCCTTTCCTGGAAACGtcagagaaagaagaaaaagcaaAACAGGTACAATGGAAATTAGCAGAAGAAAAAGCTATCCAAGGAAAACTGCTTACAAAGGCTAGGATGGAAATGAATGAATATGCCCAAGGTTGTGCATCTCTACAACCAAATGTGATTAAAGTGAAAGTATCCTCAAACACGCCACGCCAACGCATCTATGACAAAAAGAATTTCTGCCTTTACTGTGAAAAACCTTATGCAAAAATCACAAGACATCTGATTCAGAAACATTCTGGAGAGGTCGAAGTTGCAAAGGCACTGTCATGTAAGCAAGACTCAACCAAGCGTAatctttttttaaccaaaataagGAACATGGGAAACTACCACCATAATAGTTCAGTCCTATCCTCTGGAAAAGGAGAGATCATTCCAAAAAGACAAGCAACATCTGTGTCGACAGCAACTGACTATCTGCCTTGCAAGTTTTGCTTTGCTATGTATATCAAAACAGACCTCTGGAAACATCATAAGCGTTGCAAATTACAAGTAAAAGACAAAATGCCAGTGAAGCAGAAGGTTCAGGCAAGCTGTTCCCTGTTGTTGCCCATGGACTCAACAATTTCCAGTGGACTTCAAAAAGTAATTGAAGACATGACATATGATGATATAACACAGGTGGTAAAATCGGATCCGTTGATTCTGTCATTGGGTGAGAGAATGTTCCTCAAAAATGGAGAAGTTGGACGACACCGGGCAGATATTAGAAATAGGATGAGGGAACTTGCCAGACTTCTTCTGGTGGCAAGAGCCATCGACAAGGACGTTGTTGCTTTAAAGGACTTGATCAACCCAGTAAAGTTTAACACAGTACTTGAAGCTGTGAAAAAGATGACCGGTTTTGACAGCTCAACAAACCAATTCTCAGTTCCTTCAACAGCACTGAAACTGCGACGTTCCTTTGTCAAAGTGTCATATATTTTGCAAGGGGAGGCTTTACGTCAAGAGGATGATGCTTTAAAGGGAAGAGCAGAGCACTTCAGCAAGTTAATTGAATTGGAATGGACAATCCAtgtgccatttaaaaataaactgatgTAA